A genomic segment from Truepera sp. encodes:
- a CDS encoding HAD-IA family hydrolase, protein MFRPVTNPAGELPDLSRFAAVLFDLDGVLTPTATVHMRAWEALFADYLGAHAGVAPYGTQDYFDHIDGKPRYEGVAELLRSRNIELPWGGPNDPPEADTVCGLGNRKNVVFQRVLSEEGVTPYPGSLALLERLEASGTPMAVVSSSRNAVNVLAAAGLAGRFPVVVDGALAAAEGLAGKPDPATYLAAAQRLGVPAGHAVVVEDALSGVEAGRAGNFGLVVGVDRGAGADELAGAGAGLVVADLAPLAEAVATPPLDRRLYPVDEWRLVERARPSAERRGQAETLFALGNGYLGLRGNGEEAGSAYEHGTFINGFHETWPITYPEAAYGFATVGQTILNLPDAKTIRLRVGDDELDLDTAELDDYERALDMAGGSLERRLLWRTPSGNRVAVNSRRLVSFSDKHLAAMEYTVTLLDADAPVVITSSLVDRQDEPGATAATAPPPGTAEFDPRRAEDMRGALVPQRHGEVGGRPFLAHATRNSRLGVAVMLDHRLVVDTPFEATTTVSPTQAKVTFELHGRRGASTTLHKLAAYHDGAADRVDDLVAACSRTLDSAAAGGVGAPVDTQRRWLEEFWADADVRVTGQPAVQQALRWNLFQLAQASARADGRGIAAKGVTGSGYSGHYFWDTEIYVLPYMMHTRPAVAEAALSFRHAMLPAARRRARVMAEEGALFPWRTINGEEASAYYPAGTAQYHIDADITYAVAKYVAATDDRAFAEGHGADIAVETARMWASLGYFEAGPPESFHINGVTGPDEYSAVVDDNFYTNVAARFNLRFAADMLEELARTAPEAAAALIARLGIEDSEPAFWRRAADSMHVGFDAERGVHLQDARFMDREPWDIPATPPDKRPLLLHYHPLVIYRHQVLKQADLVLAMYLYALEFTPAEKRAAFDFYDPLTTGDSTLSAAVQAIMAAEVGHHDLAADYFERMLYVDLADKHGNAADGVHIASAGGTWQAVVGGFGGMRDDGGRLRFDPRLPAGWEALEFKLRWRGARIRARVTRDAISLAVETPGARTYEALTQVEVRGEPYSLSAAEPLAVPLNDRSAAPG, encoded by the coding sequence ATGTTTCGGCCAGTCACGAATCCAGCGGGCGAGCTCCCCGACCTCTCCCGGTTCGCCGCCGTCCTGTTCGACCTCGACGGCGTCCTCACCCCCACCGCCACCGTGCACATGCGCGCGTGGGAGGCCCTCTTCGCCGACTACCTAGGGGCGCATGCGGGCGTGGCGCCCTACGGCACCCAGGACTACTTCGACCACATCGACGGCAAGCCCCGTTACGAGGGCGTGGCTGAGCTACTACGGTCGCGGAACATCGAGCTGCCGTGGGGTGGGCCCAACGACCCGCCCGAGGCCGACACCGTCTGCGGCCTCGGGAACCGGAAGAACGTCGTCTTCCAACGAGTGCTGAGCGAGGAGGGAGTGACCCCGTACCCCGGGTCGTTGGCGCTGCTGGAGCGGTTGGAGGCCAGCGGCACACCCATGGCCGTGGTCTCGAGTTCCAGGAACGCCGTCAACGTGCTGGCCGCGGCCGGCCTGGCAGGCCGCTTCCCCGTCGTGGTGGACGGCGCCCTTGCTGCCGCCGAGGGGCTTGCCGGCAAGCCGGACCCCGCCACCTACCTGGCCGCCGCGCAGCGGTTGGGGGTCCCGGCGGGGCACGCGGTGGTGGTCGAGGACGCACTCTCGGGTGTGGAGGCGGGGCGCGCCGGAAACTTCGGCCTGGTGGTGGGCGTCGACCGCGGGGCCGGAGCCGACGAGCTGGCAGGCGCCGGCGCCGGGCTGGTGGTGGCGGACCTGGCGCCCCTCGCCGAGGCCGTGGCGACCCCGCCGCTCGACAGGCGCCTCTACCCGGTCGACGAGTGGCGGCTGGTGGAGAGGGCCCGCCCTTCCGCAGAGCGGCGCGGCCAGGCCGAGACGCTCTTCGCGCTGGGTAACGGCTACCTGGGGCTGCGAGGCAACGGCGAGGAGGCGGGATCCGCCTACGAGCACGGCACGTTCATCAACGGCTTCCACGAGACCTGGCCCATCACTTACCCGGAGGCGGCCTACGGCTTCGCGACCGTCGGGCAGACCATCCTCAACCTGCCCGACGCCAAGACCATCCGCTTACGCGTCGGTGACGACGAGCTCGACCTGGACACCGCCGAACTCGACGACTACGAACGCGCCCTCGACATGGCGGGGGGCAGCCTCGAGAGGCGCCTCCTGTGGCGCACGCCGAGCGGCAACCGCGTGGCAGTCAACTCGCGCCGGTTGGTCAGCTTCAGTGACAAGCACCTGGCCGCGATGGAGTACACGGTCACCCTGCTCGACGCCGACGCCCCCGTGGTGATCACTTCGTCGCTGGTCGACCGGCAGGACGAGCCGGGCGCCACGGCGGCTACCGCGCCACCACCCGGCACCGCCGAGTTCGACCCGCGCAGGGCCGAGGACATGAGGGGTGCGCTCGTGCCGCAGCGTCATGGGGAGGTGGGGGGCCGCCCATTCCTTGCCCACGCGACGCGCAACTCACGCCTGGGGGTGGCCGTCATGCTCGACCACCGTTTGGTAGTTGACACTCCCTTCGAGGCCACCACCACCGTCTCCCCTACGCAGGCAAAGGTCACTTTCGAACTGCACGGCAGGCGCGGGGCAAGCACCACGCTTCACAAGCTGGCCGCCTACCACGACGGCGCAGCCGACCGGGTCGACGACCTGGTGGCGGCCTGCAGCCGCACCCTCGACTCCGCGGCGGCGGGTGGGGTAGGCGCGCCGGTGGACACGCAGCGGCGGTGGCTCGAAGAGTTCTGGGCCGACGCCGACGTGCGCGTGACGGGACAACCGGCCGTGCAGCAGGCGCTGCGCTGGAACCTGTTCCAACTGGCGCAGGCTTCGGCACGCGCCGACGGGCGCGGCATAGCCGCGAAGGGCGTGACCGGCAGCGGCTACTCGGGGCACTACTTCTGGGACACGGAGATCTACGTCCTGCCGTACATGATGCATACCCGCCCCGCCGTCGCCGAGGCGGCGCTCTCGTTCAGGCACGCCATGCTGCCGGCCGCCAGGCGCCGCGCACGGGTGATGGCCGAGGAGGGCGCCCTGTTCCCGTGGCGCACCATCAACGGCGAGGAGGCTTCGGCCTACTACCCCGCGGGCACGGCGCAGTATCACATCGACGCCGACATCACCTACGCCGTTGCCAAGTACGTAGCGGCAACGGACGACCGTGCCTTCGCCGAGGGCCACGGGGCGGACATCGCCGTGGAAACGGCCCGCATGTGGGCTTCCTTGGGGTACTTCGAGGCCGGACCCCCGGAGTCGTTCCACATCAACGGCGTGACCGGGCCCGACGAGTACAGCGCCGTGGTGGACGACAACTTCTACACCAACGTGGCCGCGCGCTTCAACCTGCGTTTCGCGGCCGACATGCTGGAGGAGCTCGCGCGAACGGCGCCCGAAGCCGCCGCTGCGCTCATCGCACGCCTGGGAATCGAGGACTCCGAACCGGCGTTCTGGCGCCGCGCGGCCGACTCAATGCACGTGGGCTTCGACGCAGAGCGCGGCGTGCACCTCCAGGATGCGCGCTTCATGGACCGCGAACCGTGGGACATACCCGCCACGCCACCCGACAAGCGCCCGCTGCTACTTCACTACCACCCGCTGGTCATCTACCGCCACCAGGTCTTGAAGCAGGCCGACCTGGTGTTGGCGATGTACCTCTACGCGCTCGAGTTCACGCCAGCAGAGAAGCGCGCCGCCTTCGACTTCTACGACCCGCTCACCACCGGCGACTCCACGCTGTCGGCGGCCGTGCAGGCGATCATGGCCGCCGAGGTAGGGCACCACGACCTGGCGGCCGACTACTTCGAGCGCATGCTCTACGTCGACCTGGCCGACAAGCACGGCAACGCGGCCGACGGCGTGCACATCGCCTCCGCCGGCGGCACGTGGCAGGCGGTGGTGGGCGGCTTCGGCGGCATGCGCGACGACGGGGGCCGCCTGCGCTTCGACCCCCGCCTCCCGGCTGGCTGGGAGGCGCTGGAGTTCAAGCTGCGCTGGCGCGGCGCGCGCATCAGGGCCAGGGTCACGCGCGACGCCATCTCGCTTGCTGTCGAGACGCCTGGGGCGCGAACCTACGAGGCCCTCACCCAGGTGGAGGTGCGCGGTGAACCCTACTCGCTCTCGGCCGCGGAGCCGCTCGCCGTTCCTTTGAACGACAGGAGCGCCGCGCCGGGCTAG
- a CDS encoding GNAT family protein, with product MSATVSLPTDTVLVGSLVRLEPLTPAHLPALLEIAFSNPDEFRLTSTPTTEAEAEKYFGAVLAQRAAGTAHPVAVLDAAGRVIGTSRLSEVDIRHRRCELGFTWYDPTLFQTGVNVDCKLLLLGFAFDSLGMHRVQIHTDTRNVRSQRAILALGARFEGVLRRHQVAKDGYVRDSMVYGITDLDWPEVEPHLRARLAKRTAGATRAA from the coding sequence GTGAGCGCCACGGTCAGCCTGCCGACCGACACCGTGTTGGTAGGGAGCCTGGTGCGCTTGGAGCCCCTGACGCCGGCGCACCTGCCGGCGCTCCTGGAGATCGCCTTCTCCAACCCCGACGAGTTCAGGTTGACGTCCACCCCGACCACGGAGGCCGAGGCCGAGAAGTACTTCGGCGCCGTGCTGGCGCAGCGGGCGGCCGGCACGGCGCACCCGGTGGCCGTGCTCGATGCAGCCGGCCGCGTCATCGGCACCAGCCGCCTTAGCGAGGTCGACATCCGGCACCGTCGGTGCGAACTCGGCTTCACCTGGTACGACCCGACGCTCTTCCAGACGGGCGTGAACGTCGATTGCAAGCTGCTGCTGTTGGGGTTCGCCTTCGACTCCCTCGGCATGCACCGCGTCCAGATCCACACCGATACCCGCAACGTTCGCTCGCAGAGGGCCATCCTCGCGTTGGGCGCACGCTTCGAGGGGGTCCTCCGCAGGCATCAGGTTGCCAAGGACGGTTACGTGCGCGACTCGATGGTGTACGGCATCACCGACCTGGACTGGCCGGAGGTGGAGCCGCACCTGCGGGCGCGGCTCGCCAAGCGGACAGCGGGCGCTACCCGCGCGGCCTGA
- a CDS encoding Crp/Fnr family transcriptional regulator, with the protein MNSEPDSNQLLRLLKSVPLFRDAPERALEIAAAAVRKRVYEPNATVFQEGDQGEALYIVSAGLVKLSKVDLGGHEKTLAILQSPEFFGEMALLGETTRSATATTLGEMHAYLLFNDDFRKLIADYPAISLNLNATLAERLRGMDDESQILSYKDAQGRVAYVLLRLYQGGVVEREEDRPLVRLTHQELANLAGTSRETVTRALKALEAEGVIETRPKEVFITDPQGLDEILHGIR; encoded by the coding sequence GTGAACAGCGAACCGGATAGCAACCAGCTACTTCGCCTCTTGAAGAGTGTGCCGCTCTTCCGTGACGCCCCGGAGCGGGCGCTCGAGATAGCCGCGGCCGCCGTCCGGAAGCGCGTTTACGAGCCCAACGCCACCGTTTTTCAGGAGGGAGACCAGGGCGAGGCGCTCTACATCGTCTCGGCCGGGCTCGTGAAGCTGTCGAAGGTCGACCTCGGGGGCCACGAGAAGACGCTGGCCATCCTCCAGTCGCCCGAGTTCTTCGGCGAGATGGCCCTCCTCGGCGAGACTACCCGCAGCGCCACCGCCACCACCCTCGGGGAGATGCACGCCTACCTGCTCTTCAACGACGACTTCCGCAAGCTCATTGCCGACTACCCGGCCATCAGCCTCAACCTCAACGCCACCCTGGCCGAGCGCCTGCGCGGCATGGACGACGAGTCGCAGATCCTCTCCTACAAGGACGCCCAGGGCCGGGTGGCCTACGTGCTCCTCAGGCTTTATCAGGGCGGCGTCGTGGAGCGCGAGGAAGACCGGCCACTCGTGCGCCTCACGCATCAGGAACTTGCGAACCTGGCGGGCACGTCACGCGAGACCGTCACGCGCGCACTCAAGGCGTTGGAGGCCGAGGGGGTCATCGAGACGCGGCCGAAGGAAGTGTTCATCACCGATCCGCAAGGCCTGGACGAGATCCTGCACGGCATCCGCTAA
- a CDS encoding histidine phosphatase family protein yields the protein MRLYFVRHGETDWNLVESRGAKGWAKDFAPLTALGRLQIDTIARDYRLEEAEAILCSTYTRALESAALLSRAINKPLYVEHDLHEWLPQKDPLTELDPNSFERARQSLSGTRLEENAPWESIEEVRQRVVAVLRRYRRFNTLVVVTHGVVIGSLVGVQRLVDHAEIVPFDLDLDQDTKLAADTPRVVR from the coding sequence TTGAGGCTTTACTTCGTTCGCCACGGCGAGACGGACTGGAATCTGGTCGAGTCGCGCGGCGCCAAGGGTTGGGCGAAGGACTTCGCCCCGCTTACCGCCCTGGGCCGCCTACAGATCGACACGATCGCGCGCGATTACCGGCTCGAGGAGGCTGAGGCGATCTTGTGCAGCACCTACACCCGGGCGCTGGAGTCCGCCGCGCTGCTCAGCCGCGCCATCAACAAGCCGCTATACGTCGAACACGACCTCCACGAGTGGTTGCCGCAGAAGGACCCGCTCACCGAGCTCGATCCGAACTCCTTCGAGCGCGCCCGGCAGAGCCTGTCGGGCACGCGCCTGGAGGAGAACGCGCCGTGGGAGTCCATCGAGGAGGTGCGCCAGCGGGTGGTGGCCGTGTTGAGGCGCTACCGGCGCTTCAACACCCTGGTGGTGGTGACACACGGGGTAGTCATCGGTAGTCTGGTAGGCGTGCAAAGGCTCGTCGATCACGCCGAGATCGTGCCGTTCGACCTCGACCTCGACCAGGACACGAAGCTCGCCGCTGACACCCCGCGCGTAGTCAGGTGA
- a CDS encoding ABC transporter ATP-binding protein: MSQPLATRDLVRRFKAPGGDVPVLRGASLALDEGEVVAVLGPSGSGKSTLLHLLGGLDRPDGGEIYWGDFAVHEHPPRELAARRAWHVGLIFQNHYLLPDFSLLENVMMPGRIVGQPDAKRAKELLERVGLGERLHFPPSRVSGGERQRAAVARALALEPRVLLADEPTGSLDHARAEAVFSLLLELAAEEGTAVVAVTHDERLVDRPGVRTLRLLDGRLVPGVPRQPALSELA, from the coding sequence GTGAGTCAGCCACTTGCGACCCGCGATCTGGTGCGGCGCTTCAAGGCTCCGGGCGGCGATGTGCCGGTGCTTCGAGGTGCGTCCTTGGCGCTGGACGAGGGCGAGGTGGTAGCGGTCCTCGGCCCCTCGGGCTCGGGGAAGAGCACGCTGCTGCACCTCCTCGGCGGCCTCGACCGCCCCGACGGCGGCGAGATCTACTGGGGCGACTTCGCCGTGCACGAGCATCCACCGCGGGAGCTGGCCGCCAGGCGGGCGTGGCACGTGGGCCTCATCTTCCAGAACCATTACCTGTTGCCCGACTTCTCGCTTCTGGAGAACGTGATGATGCCCGGCAGGATAGTCGGGCAGCCCGACGCCAAGCGCGCCAAGGAGCTGCTGGAGCGCGTGGGCCTGGGAGAACGACTGCACTTCCCGCCCTCGCGCGTGTCGGGCGGTGAGAGACAGCGTGCCGCCGTAGCGCGAGCCCTGGCACTCGAGCCGCGGGTGCTACTCGCCGACGAGCCCACCGGCTCCCTCGACCACGCGCGTGCCGAGGCCGTGTTCTCCTTGCTCCTCGAACTCGCCGCCGAAGAGGGCACCGCCGTCGTGGCCGTGACCCACGACGAGCGCCTGGTCGACAGGCCCGGCGTGCGCACGCTGCGCTTACTGGACGGTCGGCTCGTGCCCGGCGTGCCGCGGCAGCCCGCCCTGAGCGAGCTGGCCTGA
- a CDS encoding sulfite exporter TauE/SafE family protein, whose translation MSLSGRAIVIGLAGGFFGSMVGLGGAVVIIPLLTGWAKVSQHKAHATSLVAVVFTGLIGAWAYASGGALDWGIAVPVAIAAVITSTFAAAYSARVPAGVLKRIFGLLLIAAAISLIFGLEVSGQGIGGAWRLPAAVLLGLLSGTLTGLLGIGGGAFIVPLLVLAFGLEQHLAQGTSLAVMIPAGIAGTAVHVSNRRIDARLVLGLIIGVAIGAFGGGKLALLTPERPLQIIFGIILLWTGARYVLPARKKAPANLPLER comes from the coding sequence ATGTCACTTTCCGGTCGCGCTATCGTCATCGGCCTCGCGGGTGGGTTCTTCGGCAGCATGGTGGGTCTCGGGGGCGCCGTCGTGATCATCCCGCTGCTCACCGGGTGGGCGAAGGTGAGCCAGCACAAGGCGCACGCCACCAGCCTGGTCGCCGTCGTCTTCACCGGGCTCATCGGCGCCTGGGCGTACGCCAGTGGGGGAGCCCTCGACTGGGGCATAGCCGTTCCCGTCGCCATCGCAGCGGTGATCACCTCCACCTTCGCCGCCGCGTACTCGGCCCGGGTGCCGGCAGGGGTGCTGAAGCGGATCTTCGGCCTCTTGCTCATCGCCGCGGCCATCAGCCTGATCTTCGGGCTAGAGGTGAGCGGGCAGGGGATAGGCGGCGCCTGGCGCCTGCCCGCCGCGGTCTTGTTGGGGCTCCTGTCGGGGACGCTCACGGGCCTGCTCGGGATAGGCGGGGGCGCCTTCATCGTGCCGTTGCTGGTACTGGCATTCGGCCTGGAGCAACACCTCGCGCAGGGAACCAGCCTCGCCGTCATGATCCCGGCCGGGATAGCCGGGACCGCCGTGCACGTCAGCAACAGGCGCATAGACGCGCGGCTCGTGCTGGGCCTGATAATCGGCGTCGCCATCGGGGCGTTCGGGGGCGGCAAGCTCGCGCTGCTCACCCCCGAGAGGCCGCTGCAGATAATCTTCGGCATCATCCTGCTCTGGACCGGCGCGCGCTACGTGCTGCCGGCGAGGAAGAAGGCGCCCGCCAACTTGCCGCTCGAGCGCTGA
- a CDS encoding proline dehydrogenase family protein produces the protein MDVAPLYRNVTLAVASAPFVKSVISRYGWRVGVGRFVAGEDVSSAVPALLAIQQSGRRVILDLLGEAVGSERGARAVADEIEDCLVVTQAAGVEPYLSVKPTQLGLGVSPELAFELADRVVRRALSLGGHVCLDMENVPFVGGTLDLFERLREAGHQGVSTVLQSYLYRTPEDLERVIELAKRYSGVTALRLVKGAYNEAPQDAIPDVRKVDDAYRTLAFRALEAGLKLNIATHDEALLRELLAYARGARLGPERYEVQMLYGVRPQLQERLTAQGHPVRVYVPFGADWYGYYSRRLAERPANLAFVVRGLFG, from the coding sequence ATGGACGTCGCTCCCCTCTACCGCAACGTGACGCTGGCCGTAGCCTCGGCTCCATTCGTGAAGTCGGTCATCAGCCGCTACGGCTGGCGCGTGGGGGTCGGGCGGTTCGTGGCCGGTGAGGACGTCTCGAGCGCCGTTCCGGCTCTACTGGCCATCCAGCAGAGTGGCCGCCGCGTCATCCTGGACCTGCTCGGCGAGGCAGTGGGCAGCGAACGGGGCGCGCGGGCGGTCGCCGACGAGATCGAGGACTGCCTGGTGGTGACTCAGGCGGCCGGCGTGGAGCCGTACCTCAGCGTCAAGCCAACGCAGCTCGGTCTCGGCGTCAGCCCCGAACTCGCGTTCGAACTCGCAGACCGCGTGGTGCGCCGTGCACTGAGCCTGGGCGGCCACGTGTGCCTCGACATGGAGAACGTCCCTTTCGTGGGCGGCACGCTCGACCTGTTTGAACGCCTGCGCGAGGCCGGGCACCAGGGCGTGAGCACCGTCTTGCAGAGCTACTTGTACCGGACGCCGGAGGACCTCGAACGAGTGATCGAGCTGGCCAAGCGCTACTCGGGCGTTACGGCCTTGCGGCTGGTCAAGGGCGCGTACAACGAGGCGCCCCAGGACGCCATCCCCGACGTGCGCAAGGTGGACGACGCTTACCGCACACTCGCCTTCCGCGCACTCGAGGCCGGGCTCAAGCTGAACATCGCCACCCACGACGAGGCCCTGCTGCGCGAACTGCTCGCGTACGCCCGTGGCGCCAGGCTCGGACCGGAGCGCTACGAGGTGCAGATGCTCTACGGCGTACGGCCGCAACTGCAGGAACGGCTGACGGCCCAAGGGCACCCCGTGCGCGTGTACGTACCGTTCGGCGCGGACTGGTACGGCTACTACAGCAGGCGGCTGGCGGAGCGGCCGGCCAACCTGGCGTTCGTGGTGCGCGGCCTGTTCGGCTAG
- the pruA gene encoding L-glutamate gamma-semialdehyde dehydrogenase has product MLFEPYRNEPFADFTDPATLTRFRRTLEDVRGQLGKDYPLTIDGEHVTTGQYLESRDPSRKDRLVGRATKAGPREIELAIDAAWRAYEGWSRWSMEDRARLLVKLAAIMRRRREELAAWEVFEASKNYLEAIADVAEAIDFCEYYARMALTHAAPLHSYTHAGEENTTVFQPMGAGLVIPPWNFLLAILVGTTVGPVVVGNTVVVKPSPSTPIIAAKFMELVAEAGYPPGVINLLTGDDAVLGDALVDHPRVRFINFTGSVGTGTRIFERAAKVQPGQTWLKRTFLEMGGKDALIVDETADLELAAQAAVTSAFGFQGQKCSAMSRLIVVDEVHDELLERVKSLTEKLTIGPADENPDVAPVINERQYQKILGYIESGKAEARLVTGGGPAAGDGWFIQPTVFADVPVGATIACEEIFGPVMAVLRAKDFGHALEIANGSMYALTGGVISRSRENLARARAEFQVGNLYLNRKITGALVGVQPFGGFKMSGSNTKAGGPDYLKNFMEMKTTTERF; this is encoded by the coding sequence ATGCTATTCGAGCCATACAGAAACGAACCGTTCGCGGACTTCACCGACCCCGCCACCCTGACGCGCTTCCGAAGGACGCTGGAAGACGTACGGGGCCAACTTGGCAAGGACTACCCCCTGACCATCGACGGCGAACACGTCACCACCGGTCAATACCTGGAGTCGCGCGACCCGTCGCGCAAGGATCGGCTGGTCGGGCGCGCCACCAAGGCCGGCCCCCGCGAGATAGAACTGGCCATCGACGCCGCCTGGCGGGCCTACGAGGGCTGGTCGCGTTGGAGCATGGAGGACCGCGCCCGCCTGCTCGTCAAGCTGGCAGCCATCATGCGCCGCAGGCGCGAGGAGCTGGCCGCCTGGGAAGTGTTCGAGGCTTCCAAGAACTACCTCGAGGCCATCGCGGACGTCGCGGAGGCCATCGACTTCTGCGAGTACTACGCCCGCATGGCGCTCACCCACGCCGCGCCGCTACACTCCTACACCCATGCCGGCGAGGAGAACACCACGGTGTTCCAACCTATGGGCGCCGGGTTGGTCATCCCACCGTGGAACTTCCTCTTGGCCATCCTGGTCGGCACCACCGTCGGGCCCGTGGTCGTCGGCAACACCGTAGTGGTCAAGCCCTCCCCCTCCACGCCGATCATCGCCGCCAAGTTCATGGAGCTGGTGGCCGAGGCCGGCTACCCGCCCGGCGTCATCAACCTGTTGACGGGCGACGACGCCGTGCTGGGCGACGCCCTGGTCGACCACCCGCGTGTGCGCTTCATCAACTTCACGGGCTCCGTGGGCACCGGCACGCGCATCTTCGAGCGCGCCGCCAAGGTACAGCCCGGCCAGACGTGGCTCAAGCGCACGTTCCTCGAGATGGGCGGCAAGGACGCTCTGATCGTCGACGAGACGGCCGACCTGGAACTGGCCGCCCAGGCCGCGGTGACCAGCGCCTTCGGCTTCCAGGGCCAGAAGTGCTCCGCCATGAGCCGCCTGATCGTGGTGGACGAGGTTCACGATGAGCTGCTGGAGCGCGTCAAGTCGCTGACCGAGAAGCTGACGATCGGCCCGGCGGACGAGAACCCGGACGTCGCCCCTGTGATAAACGAGCGCCAGTACCAGAAGATCCTCGGCTACATAGAGTCGGGCAAGGCCGAGGCGCGCCTGGTGACGGGCGGCGGCCCAGCCGCCGGCGACGGCTGGTTCATCCAACCGACGGTATTCGCCGACGTGCCGGTGGGCGCCACTATCGCCTGCGAGGAGATCTTCGGGCCCGTCATGGCTGTGCTGCGCGCCAAGGACTTCGGGCACGCGCTGGAGATCGCCAACGGCAGCATGTACGCCCTCACGGGCGGCGTCATCAGCCGCAGCCGGGAGAACCTGGCGCGCGCCCGCGCCGAGTTCCAGGTGGGCAACCTCTACCTCAACCGTAAGATCACGGGCGCCCTCGTGGGCGTCCAGCCCTTCGGCGGCTTCAAGATGTCGGGTTCCAACACCAAGGCCGGCGGCCCGGACTACCTCAAGAACTTCATGGAGATGAAGACGACCACCGAGCGCTTCTAG
- a CDS encoding hemolysin III family protein: protein MGTSSQASSHGFLREPVNALTHLAGAVLSLAATIVLVVMARSSTTALVAFLIYGASSVVLFSASTALHSVFAGPRLERWLRRMDHGAIYGLIAGSYTPIALVAMQPEFATWGWWLFGLVWLFAVGGLLFKTFWLGAPRWLSTALYLAMGWLVVVAIVPVAKALGLENMIWLGIGGFFYSVGAVVYALKRPRLWPATFGYHELWHLFVLAGWGCHLVIMLRLAAGV from the coding sequence ATGGGTACGTCCTCTCAGGCAAGCTCGCACGGGTTCCTCAGGGAGCCGGTGAACGCGCTGACTCACCTAGCAGGCGCCGTGCTGTCGCTGGCCGCCACTATCGTCCTGGTCGTCATGGCCAGGTCGAGCACCACCGCGCTGGTGGCGTTCCTCATCTATGGGGCGTCCTCCGTAGTGCTCTTCAGCGCCAGCACGGCGCTGCACTCCGTTTTCGCCGGCCCGCGCCTCGAACGCTGGCTCAGGCGCATGGATCACGGCGCGATCTACGGTCTCATCGCGGGTTCTTACACGCCGATCGCGTTGGTGGCCATGCAGCCCGAGTTCGCCACCTGGGGGTGGTGGCTGTTCGGGCTGGTTTGGCTCTTCGCCGTCGGCGGGTTGCTGTTCAAGACGTTCTGGCTGGGCGCCCCGCGCTGGTTGAGCACTGCGCTGTACCTGGCCATGGGTTGGTTGGTGGTCGTGGCCATCGTGCCCGTGGCGAAGGCGCTAGGGCTGGAGAACATGATTTGGCTCGGGATCGGCGGTTTCTTCTACAGCGTGGGCGCGGTCGTCTACGCGCTGAAGCGCCCCCGGCTGTGGCCGGCGACGTTCGGCTATCACGAGCTGTGGCACCTCTTCGTGCTGGCGGGATGGGGTTGCCACCTCGTCATCATGCTGCGCCTGGCGGCCGGCGTTTGA